Genomic segment of Acinetobacter sp. XH1741:
GTATAAAAATAATGTCATTGAATGTGATCATGGTAAGTTAAAGCGGATCATCAGGGCCACATTAGGATTCAAATCTATGAAGACGGCTTATGCCACAATTAAAGGTATTGAAGTCATGCGTGCACTACGTAAAGGACAAGCATCGTCATTTTATTATGGTCAGCCTCAAGGTGAAGTGTGTCTAATCAACAGGGTTTTCGGTCTCTAAGCACTTTTAAAAAGGAACTTCATCGACTCAAATCTCTATTTGCAACAGTGCCAAATTTTTTTGCCTTTTAATCACGGTTTTTGAAATTAGCCAATAATAATCTCTACAGATGAAATAAATTTATTATAATCATCCTGATAACAAAAAGGATATACCTTGTGCGCCATTCTTATCATATTGAAAAACATTACATCGAACGTGCGGGATGGTTGCGTGCAGCTGTGCTGGGGGCAAATGACGGGATTATTTCAGTCACAAGTCTCGTGGTGGGAATCGCAGCCAGTGGAGCATCTACCCATACTGTACTGGTGACCTGTATCGCCGGATTAATATCTGGAGCTGCATCGATGGCTGCAGGTGAATACATCTCCGTTAAATCGCAACAAGACATTGAAAAGAATGATCTGCAGATGGAAGAACGTGAACTGCAACGCCATCCTGAACATGAATTAAATGAGCTAAAAAATATTTACATACAGCGTGGATTACAACCCGCTTTAGCGCAAGAAGTCGCGCAACAACTGACTGCACACAATGCTTTAGATGCACATGCGCGTGATGAAATTGGTATTTCAGATCATACTTCTGCCCAGCCGTTTCGTGCTGCCTTCTCTTCAGCCATTGCATTTACTGTAGGCTCATTATTTCCTTTAATTTCAATTATGCTTCTGCCTGAGCGATACTTAGAGAAAGGCGTCATGCTGATTGGGGTATTAAGTCTCGGAATTATGGGTGCCTTGGCCAGTTATGCGGGCGGCGCCAGTATTTGGAGAGGTTCGATTCGGGTAATGATTTGGGGTATTATTGCCATGTTATTCAGTGCTTGGATTGGATCATTATTTAATGTTGCGGTGGCATAAGATCCTTTTTTGTATAATCCAAATATTCCCACTCCATGAGGAGTATAGATAATAAGTCTATAGAAATACCTGACCTATCTGACATGCTTTATATCAATAAAGCATGTTGTTCTAGGTGAACAATATGCCTATTTTCTATAGTTATAGATCTAAATCATTTCATTTTTTTAAAAAGCATACTTTTTAATACATTATCTTTGAAAATAAAATGGTGGATTAATGCAGCACAAGCATGTAAACCTACGACTGTAATAAAGAAGTTACCTAAAAATTGATGCATCTGACCAATATATTTAACCTCTCTAACACTGCTCAAAAGTGGCAAATTTAAAGAGAATACTTGGAAGTTATCAGTGAAACTCGATAATGCAAGCCAGCCCGCTATTGGAACGACACATAAACTTACGTAAAGCGTAAATCTGACAATTTTAAATAATTTTATTTGATACGGATTAATGATCTCATTTTGAGGAATACTTCTTTTATAGAGA
This window contains:
- a CDS encoding VIT family protein, yielding MRHSYHIEKHYIERAGWLRAAVLGANDGIISVTSLVVGIAASGASTHTVLVTCIAGLISGAASMAAGEYISVKSQQDIEKNDLQMEERELQRHPEHELNELKNIYIQRGLQPALAQEVAQQLTAHNALDAHARDEIGISDHTSAQPFRAAFSSAIAFTVGSLFPLISIMLLPERYLEKGVMLIGVLSLGIMGALASYAGGASIWRGSIRVMIWGIIAMLFSAWIGSLFNVAVA
- a CDS encoding cytochrome b, yielding MNNNYPKPMIIMHWITFVLVVIVYLTSGDPTRTGLQGQIHVIGGISIFILFFVRLSVVFLYKRSIPQNEIINPYQIKLFKIVRFTLYVSLCVVPIAGWLALSSFTDNFQVFSLNLPLLSSVREVKYIGQMHQFLGNFFITVVGLHACAALIHHFIFKDNVLKSMLFKKMK